The nucleotide window GGCCTTTGACTGGAGGCTTGAGATGATGATAAGGGCCCTCGAGAGGATGAGGAACGTTCCGGGCTTCAACACGACCGCCATCGACAACCTCACCCAGGAGCTCAACCAGCTCAGGATCAGGGTGGACCAGCTCGTCAGGGAGGGCAAGTACGTTGAGGCGCTCCACCTCATAAAGGAATCAACGCCCAAGCTCATCAGGAGTGCGGTGCACCTCAGGTGGATACACAAGGACCACAGGATATACTGGCCGGTGGAGCGGGATCACCGCAGGGGCTCTTTCCACTCCCACCACGAGAAGGGAGAGCGCGGCCACTGACCCTCTCTCATTTTTTGGGTTACGTTTTTAATCGTCGTCTGGATAGAGAGCTTTGAGGGATGAAGGATGAGGCTTAAAGCAGCTTTCATCGTCGCGCTCATGCTGGTGCTTTCCCTCGCAGCTTCCGCGGGGGCCCAGTCGGTCGTCTCGCTGTCCCTAAAGGTCTATGAGGACGGCTACGTTCTCGTAAACGAGACGGTATCGACCGTGAACTACAGCGTTGTCCTGGAGGTTCCCCTGCTAGGGAGCCACGTCGAGGGCCTTCTTGCGGTGGACCAGGACGGCAACGTCCTCCCCGCCGAGGTGAACGGAAGCAACGTCACGGTCTACTTCGGAAACGCCAGTCTGGTGAGGCTCTCCTACTACACCCCCGATCTAACCTCCAAGGACGGCCCGATATGGACAGTTTCCCTTCAGAGCCCCGTCCCCGTCGAGATAACCCTCCCCAGGAATTCGGTTATCGTTGATCTGAGCGACATCCCCCTTGAGATCAGGGGCAACGTGATAGTCATGCCCGCCGGAAACGTGAGCGTCTCTTACATAATACCCATGGAAACCACGACCACTACCACAACGACCACAACCACAGCGACCTCTCCCCCCACGACGACCTCCACAACGACTACAACTACCACCTCACCAGGTGGCGGTTCAGGCCCTACGTCCTCCACAACTACCACCTCAACGACTACCACCTCAACAACGACTTCCAGCACAACCACTACCACAACAACCACAACGACGACCTCAACGACCCCTGGTACTCAGGGGGGAGGCGGATCCGTGGGAACGTGGCTCCTGATCCCGATCCTGCTCATCGGCGTGGCCCTGGGGTATGCCTACATCAGGAGGAAGGAAGGGCATCGAAGTCAGAACCCGGAGGCCCTCAGGAAGTTCCGGGAGAAGATAGAGGCCATGGAGGATCTCAACGATGACGAGAGGGGTGCGCTGATATTCCTCCTCGAGAACGGCGGCAAGGCTCCGCAGTCCAAGGTCAGGGAAGCCCTCGGTCTGCCCAAGACAACGGCATGGAGAATGTTCAAGAGGCTCGAGGAGAGGGGGCTCGTCAGGGTTTACAAGCTGGGAAGGGAGAACTGGGTTGAGCTCGTGCTCGAGTGAAGGCTTTTAAATCCCCTTCCCACCTTTTTTCATGCGCGTTGAGCTCCTCCCCCAAAAGGCCTTGAGAATCGGGTCAACCCTGCTCGTTGCCGATCTTCACGTCGGCTTTGAGGCGGCCATGGCAGAGGAGGGAAACTACGTCCCAAGCCTTCTCCGAAAGATGGTGGCGGATCTGAGATCTCTGCTGCTCGCCGGGAAGTTTCGGAGGCTCGTGATAAACGGCGACCTCAAGCACTCCTTCGTCCCGGTCAGACGGGAAAGGCGGGAGCTCAGGGCGTTCTTTGAAGGGATCGAGGGGCTCGTGGATGAGATAATCCTCGTCAGGGGCAACCACGACGTGGGGATAACCTGGCTCCGGGAGCTGGGAGTTGAGATAGTCGATTCCCTTGAGCTGGCCGGGTGGACGGTCCTCCACGGACACAGGCTCGAGGAGGGCGAGCGCTTCATCATAGGCCACGAGCATCCTGCGATAAGGCTGAGGGACGAGGTTGGGGCGAGCGTTAAGGTTCCCATCTTCCTGAGGGGTGACGAGCTGATAGTCCTCCCCGCCTTCAGCCCCTGGGCCTACGGAAACGACGTAACAAGGGAGATAGTTTCCCCCTTCCTGAGAAAGTTCGAGACGGACTCGATGAGAGTCATAGTCCCCCTTGAGAACGAGCTCCTCGATTTCGGCGAGCTAGGAAAACTGAAGAAAACGCTGAGGGCCCTATTGTAGCATTTCGCCCTCTACTGCCCGATCTCGAGCTTTGGTTTCTTCCCGAGCCTGTATCTCACGACATAGCGGCCGTGCTCGAACTCGTCTTCCTCTGCCTCAAGGACCTCGACCGGCTCAAGCTCAAGGCCCAAATCCATCGCCTCCCACTTGATGTCGTCGAAGTAGTCGTACAGCCCGCAGGTGGCGCAGAAGGAGCCCTCGAACTCTATGATGGCCTCGTCTCCCTCGAGCTTTAGAATCCTCGCTCTGGCCTCGCTGCCGTGAAGGCGGTTGAACTCATCGAGAACCTTCCTGAGCTTCTCCTCGACCTCCATTCTCCCACCGGATTTAGTTCGCCAAGCTCACTTAAAAAGTTTGCTTAACCAACCGAATAGTTTAAAAACCGAAAGTGCAACGGGTGGCCGATGGCGGAGAAAAGGATAAGGTGGGCGAGAAAAGAGTATTCGGACGAGGAGATATTCTCAATCCTCAGCGAGCCGGTTAGGGAGTGGTTCAGGCGAAAGTTCGGGAGCTTCACGCCCCCACAGCGCTACGCGGTTATGGAGATTCACAAAGGCGAGAACGTTCTCATCTCCTCGCCGACCGGCTCTGGAAAAACGCTCTCCGCTTTCCTCTCGGCTATAAACGAGCTGATTCTCCTCGGGAAGGAGGGCAAACTCGAGGATAAAATCTACGTCCTCTACGTCTCACCGTTGAGAGCTCTCAATAACGATATAAAGCGCAACCTGGAGGGGCCCTTGGCCGAAATCAAGGAAGTGGCAAAGGAGCTCGGCTACGATTTGCCCGAAATTCGCGTCGGCATAAGGACGAGCGACACGTCGAGCTACGAGAAGAGCAAGATGGTGAAGAAACCTCCCCACATTCTGATAACCACCCCGGAGAGCCTTGCGATAGCTCTAAACGCCCCCAAGTTCCGCGAGAGACTGAAGACGGTTAAGTACCTTATCATAGACGAGGTTCATGCTTTGGCCGAGAACAAACGCGGTTCTCACCTGGCTTTGAGCGTTGAGAGACTTCAGGAGATGGCCGAGGAGAGGTTCGTGAGAATCGGCCTCAGTGCGACGATACACCCGCTCGAGGAGATAGCGAAGTTCGTCTTCGGCTTCGATGACGACGGGGAGCCGAGGCCAGGTCTCATCGTTGACGTAAGCTTCGCCAAGCAGACCGAAATAAAGGTCGAGAGCGTCGTCGAGGACCTAATCTACACTCCTGCCGGAGCGCTGAGCGAGGCGCTCTACAGGAGACTGGCAGAGCTTATCAGGGAGCACAGGACGACGCTGATATTCACCAACACGAGGAGCGGTGCCGAGAGGGTTGCCTTCAACCTGAAGAAGCGCTATCCCGAGTTTGAAGGCCTAATAGAGGCGCACCACTCAAGCCTGTCGCGCGAGGTTAGGCTGGACGTTGAGGAGAAGCTGAAGAGGGGCGAGTTAAAAGCAGTAGTGTGCGTTCCGGGTCATTCCAAAATTATTACCTCCAGAGGCATTAGAAGAATTGACGGTCTTAGTGTAGATGAGGAAATCGTGGGAGTTAAAGAATCAAGGAGTCGTTTTGTTGAGTTTGGGGGAACTCACAGAATCGAATACAACTCGACTGGTGTCAAGCTTAAGACAAGGCTCGGCTTTGAAGTTGAAGCCACACGAGAACATAAGTTCCTGACGATAAAGGATGGAAAGCTCACCTGGGTTGAGGTTGAGAAGCTTAAACCGGGTGATTACGTTGGAGTTCTGCGCAGGTTGCCAAGTCCTGATGAAGAAGTTCCCATTTTTGAAATCCTCCCGGACTCCGCATACCTGCACCTTCGAACTGAATTTCTAAGGGAGCTGAAGAAGAACATTCAGACTAAATTCTGTTCAATTAACGCTTTTGCAAGAAAGCTAGGCATGAGTGGAAGCTACTTATCGAAGCAACTCCTAGGGGAGTATCCATTTAGGTGGAGCAAACTAAAAGTAGTCCTCCAGGAAGTTGGAATGACCCTTGACGAAAGCGACGTGGTGAGGATAACTTCCGACAAAAACAGCTATGAATTGCCGAAGAGGTTCACACCTGGGCTGGCTCGATTGCTCGGTTTCTGGATTGCCGATGGTTCGTGGAAAGATGGCACGGTAACGCTGTTCTCCAGCGATTTGGACATGCTTAAGCATTATGCCAAGCTCGCCAAAGAGGAGCTCGGAATCGAGGGGAGCATAAGAAAGCAAAACGAGAATACATACTCTCTTGAGCTTTCCTTTAACGTTCTTTTTCACATGTTCAGAGAGTTCGTTGGGAATGGGGGCAAGAAATCCCTCAACGGCAGATTTCCAGAGATACTCTACCGCCTTCCAAAGGAGCACAAAGCTCAGTTTCTCTCGGGATATTTCGATGGTGATGGATACCTTGAGATAAAAGAAGGCAAGCGAGTGTATTCAGCGGGCTTCGCTACGTTCAACCCCGAGTTCGCCGAGGGGATACGAAATCTCTTGCTTCAGCTCGGAATCGTTGCCTCCATCAGGAGAAGACATTATAATGAACGGCAATTCTTTAGGGGCAGGGAGATAAGAAAGACCGGGACGTCTTACACTGTTGCTATCTTGGGAGGAGAGTACCTCAGGAAATTTGCGGAACTAGTTGAACCTTGGCGCCCAGGGCTTAGAAAGATAAAGGAAATCCCTGTGGAAGGATACTCCAACCATGATGTAATCCCAGGAATCGGCAAACGCCTGAGGAAGCTTCGAGAAACTCTTGGCATTACCTCGTACATGCTTCAAAAGGCTGGCTTTTATAATCCTGTGAAAGTCGAACTCGGAACCCGTGAAATCAGCAGAAGAAACTTGGTGAAACTCCTCAATTTTTATGAGAGAGTTGCAGGAGAGGGGAAGGTGGAAGGCGTAATCCCCGAAATCGAGGAGCTTAGAAAACTCGCTGAGGGAGACGTTTTCTTTGATAGAATTGAATCCGTTGAATCTGTTTTCATCGCCGATGCCTATGGCATATTGAACTCCAAAACAGGGAACTACGTTGTCAATGGCTTCGTCTCAAAAAACAGCTCAACGAGCCTTGAGCTCGGGATAGACATTGGAACGATTGACTTAGTTGTTCTAATCGGCTCGCCGAAGAGCGTGAATCGCGCTTTACAGAGAATAGGGAGGGCCGGCCACAGGCTACACGAGGTCAGCAAGGGAGTTATTTTGGCTCTCGATAGAGATGACCTGGTCGAGGTCACCGTTCTGGCGCACAACGCGAGGAACAGGCGCTTAGACCGCGTCAGAATTCCAAAGAACCGCTCGACGTCTTAACTCAACACCTCCTCGGAATGGCCCTGAACAGAGTATGGGAGGTTGATGAAGCTTACCGCGTCATCAGAAGGGCCTATCCCTTCAGGGATTTGCCCTTCGAGGACTTCATGAGTGTTTTGAGGTACTTGGCCGGAGAATATGCCGGACTGGAGGAGCGGAAGGTTTACGCCAAGATATGGCTGGAGGACGGGAAGTTCGGAAAGCGCGGAAAGATGACGAGGGCGATTTAC belongs to Thermococcus sp. AM4 and includes:
- a CDS encoding winged helix-turn-helix transcriptional regulator, yielding MRLKAAFIVALMLVLSLAASAGAQSVVSLSLKVYEDGYVLVNETVSTVNYSVVLEVPLLGSHVEGLLAVDQDGNVLPAEVNGSNVTVYFGNASLVRLSYYTPDLTSKDGPIWTVSLQSPVPVEITLPRNSVIVDLSDIPLEIRGNVIVMPAGNVSVSYIIPMETTTTTTTTTTTATSPPTTTSTTTTTTTSPGGGSGPTSSTTTTSTTTTSTTTSSTTTTTTTTTTTSTTPGTQGGGGSVGTWLLIPILLIGVALGYAYIRRKEGHRSQNPEALRKFREKIEAMEDLNDDERGALIFLLENGGKAPQSKVREALGLPKTTAWRMFKRLEERGLVRVYKLGRENWVELVLE
- a CDS encoding metallophosphoesterase is translated as MRVELLPQKALRIGSTLLVADLHVGFEAAMAEEGNYVPSLLRKMVADLRSLLLAGKFRRLVINGDLKHSFVPVRRERRELRAFFEGIEGLVDEIILVRGNHDVGITWLRELGVEIVDSLELAGWTVLHGHRLEEGERFIIGHEHPAIRLRDEVGASVKVPIFLRGDELIVLPAFSPWAYGNDVTREIVSPFLRKFETDSMRVIVPLENELLDFGELGKLKKTLRALL
- a CDS encoding DEAD/DEAH box helicase, whose translation is MAEKRIRWARKEYSDEEIFSILSEPVREWFRRKFGSFTPPQRYAVMEIHKGENVLISSPTGSGKTLSAFLSAINELILLGKEGKLEDKIYVLYVSPLRALNNDIKRNLEGPLAEIKEVAKELGYDLPEIRVGIRTSDTSSYEKSKMVKKPPHILITTPESLAIALNAPKFRERLKTVKYLIIDEVHALAENKRGSHLALSVERLQEMAEERFVRIGLSATIHPLEEIAKFVFGFDDDGEPRPGLIVDVSFAKQTEIKVESVVEDLIYTPAGALSEALYRRLAELIREHRTTLIFTNTRSGAERVAFNLKKRYPEFEGLIEAHHSSLSREVRLDVEEKLKRGELKAVVCVPGHSKIITSRGIRRIDGLSVDEEIVGVKESRSRFVEFGGTHRIEYNSTGVKLKTRLGFEVEATREHKFLTIKDGKLTWVEVEKLKPGDYVGVLRRLPSPDEEVPIFEILPDSAYLHLRTEFLRELKKNIQTKFCSINAFARKLGMSGSYLSKQLLGEYPFRWSKLKVVLQEVGMTLDESDVVRITSDKNSYELPKRFTPGLARLLGFWIADGSWKDGTVTLFSSDLDMLKHYAKLAKEELGIEGSIRKQNENTYSLELSFNVLFHMFREFVGNGGKKSLNGRFPEILYRLPKEHKAQFLSGYFDGDGYLEIKEGKRVYSAGFATFNPEFAEGIRNLLLQLGIVASIRRRHYNERQFFRGREIRKTGTSYTVAILGGEYLRKFAELVEPWRPGLRKIKEIPVEGYSNHDVIPGIGKRLRKLRETLGITSYMLQKAGFYNPVKVELGTREISRRNLVKLLNFYERVAGEGKVEGVIPEIEELRKLAEGDVFFDRIESVESVFIADAYGILNSKTGNYVVNGFVSKNSSTSLELGIDIGTIDLVVLIGSPKSVNRALQRIGRAGHRLHEVSKGVILALDRDDLVEVTVLAHNARNRRLDRVRIPKNRSTS